In the Triticum aestivum cultivar Chinese Spring chromosome 2B, IWGSC CS RefSeq v2.1, whole genome shotgun sequence genome, TCTTCGGAATGTCGACTTAACAGAACCAGTCGCCCCACAATACAAACTAtggccgatcactttcgatcgtacaGATCGTCCAGCCAATACCAATCAAGGCAATTCATCTGCActcgtccttgacccaataattgacggattccacctcacacgagtccttatggatggaggcagcggtctaaacctgctatatcaggacaccgtgtgcaagatgggtattgatcatttgatgatcaagcccactaaaaccacctttaaaggtgttataccaggtgtggaggcccgttgtGCAGGCTCCATCACtttggaggtagtcttcggatcaccgaacaattaccgtaccgaagagttaatcttcgacatcgtcccttttcgcagtaattatcatgcactgctcagatgaaccgcgtttgctcgattcaacgcggtgccacatcaTGCCTATCGAaaactcaagatgcccgatccgcgcggcgtcataacagttaatggcatgGCTGAACCCCTCCTCTCTGCCAAAGAGTATACCACCGCCTTAGCAGAAGAAGCAACGAGTGGCAACTTTCAATCGAACCTCAAGGCGACGGCCAAACTCTCGGACACCGTCaagggagtccgaactacttcgcggcgggatagcccggctcgtccggaGCTTAACTAAATACTCTGGTAGTAAAAAGAGGCAGAGCCTGGATAGGCCACACACTGCGGCTCAACCACTACGTGGCACACAAACttttcttgcattttctttgcaggttcacttTTGCGTCGGCCAGGACTGATGACATGGAAATAGCTTGAACGCACAAGGGAATCTTTAGATATTCCCCTTGATGACCATCTGACCACTCTCCGGATCCGCGCACAGCCTCCTCCctcctggtctcagcaggttccgaaatcatgtttattttcctcacattacctgtactcatacacATCGACGTgttattcaattacaacatgtgACTTTATATGACACTCATCTGCTGTTGTTTCTTATCGACactctttgtcaaatggcatccaTACATCGTGATATGCCTTAATATgacaggggcttcattgtacccataatacggcaataaagtccgaccaccttcatggtcgttcggcaccccgaacttatagcattatatgcatcagctccgaatcatgtcttgggtaaatagttgggttcacccggctcctatgttttgctgccttatgttccgctatatcggctaggacggcacagggagaactattgcgattgtgtcccgattcttccggacgagcgccttagtagagaaagccgaaaactgattgtcatgatacggcgagagctgttcagctattcgagaggttgtaaaatctttaaggatttcttccacaTTATGcgataaccaatgcagcgtgcgatggatcgacttttcttccgatcaggtgcttatagagcccctcgtacggtattccgaacaccaggggctacgcctaccttccttttgtcaaactcctatggctaagtgagagtgataaagccctatagtccgattgcctggttcgttgcgctgaacacatccttcaaggacccaaaactgggataaagagtgctcaggtttatcccgaacatccccgtacttcctacgtgggggcagaagctgacgactggccaactctcaggattaatatataaaatggccgcgcaggaggaaaaactttcaaataacaggcaataaataatagaaatgaccttgttcaacattacaaaggacaacatgaccgtattcatggaaatataatgtccttagtgcattgctccgccgcaaagAGGGATCCTtctaggacactatcataatataattcgggcttgcggtgctccatcCCCTCTatcggtccctcggtcatcagcttttcagcatccatcttcccccagtgcacctttgcgcgggcgaaggccattcgcgcagcCTCAATACAGACCGACTGCTTaatgacatcaagtcgagggcaggcactcacaagccgcttcacgagcccgaagtagctgcttggaatcggctcggagGGCCATAGctagataattaaatccttcatggctagttcggccgccttatgcagttcgatcaactgcttcagctgatcggcaaGTGGCACCAGATACAccggtgccagatactgcgaccagaagagcttctccgcagtgcTCCTCTCTTCAGCTtgatagaattgtgcggcatcagatatgctgcgtggcagctccACAAATACAcctggagaaatcagaattcaaattatcaacttgattttctcctttcaaatacccgctttgtatagaaaaagccttaccagccgcaatcttcctcgcctcctggatttccttcagggcaccttgggctcCCCCCcggcatcacttgcggcttggtGAGCTTGGGAAAGTTCagattctttccctgataaactctgctccaaggtctcgcatttcttcacgacctcttgaagctctcgctcaacttcaataaccctggcctcgtgcttttcgcgaaGATCCTGCTCTGCGGCTGCTTTCTTCTCGGCTTCTGCCACAACCTTCTTTAGAACCTCCATTTTGGttgtcgcccctagagcacatcatagaaatattttcatcatactgacttattcatttgtgctgaatgcgaacaaggtttctgcataccttggttaccctccaactgcttcttcactttgatgagttctccttcggcccgctccagactttgccTCAGTCCGGAGACTTCTGCAGTTTGAGAGGCGGTAGTTGCTATAGACGCCTGCTTTTGAACAAAAGAGAGGCGCCATAAAGTGAGTCTCATGCGAAcatttatttgatcctctgttcggttctttctttcaccgaacagtgtatcaggggaaactatctatactatgacactcttcgaaacctcaacaaacatacctcaaagcccgttataaggctgatgcaggcttcattcagtccactctcagtggactgaatcttctcaatcaccgcacccataagggcacggtgttcatcaatgaCGGAGGCGCTTTTCAGCGCTGCCGATAAAGTATCCGACACCTctagttggacagaggttgctggtGGAATGGGCACACCCCCTCCAGTTGAGGGAGGCAGCCTGCCTGCTTCTAGAgctgtattggtctccggaattgcgtccggctgggggccgaactcaaGACAACCCCCGTCGTCGACGTCCGtgggagccttctctcccatgtgtccggcccctgaagtttgacctcttGGCGCCACCTTTACGAtctccccccctccttggcctgggtctttctgggacgaaacctcggtgtcattcacatgtttgggggaaGGAGCCTgtgggggtgtcccgctctccatagcatccgagcctagtaaatcctccgacgaggattgttcggtgcgggacctcgccggactgtaaaaaagtatggctcagattaaaatattatgccatgatgagtctggacgcatagaCGTATTTGAATTctatatacttacgagttcaccaggggctgggccctgggatcccactccgggctgctgtcggcagcAGAAGTGGGCTCCTCTGGAAGGGGGATTTTCCCCTTCTTAGGTGACTCGGCCTCCaaagatgtggaggccgtccttttctttcctcccctcgctGGGGATgggtcttcctcctcttccttgtcctctccggaggaagatcgggcatcggagtcttcggatattgtgtctgaagtgccacggcgacgaaggccgcccctggtctttttggcctccttctcggcctccttctttggcaccttgtaaggcgccgggaccagcatcttcatcagaagtgggccggccggttcttccgaCAGAGGgtccggacagtagatccgccccgccttcttcgtccagccctaggagagttgtggaaagcACATTAAGCATTTTCCTCGGGATATGCGAATGAAACATATGAATTGCCAACATACAATGACTTATCGAACTTGCATGgcaggacagttggtacccgcggtccttggTGGAGTCCGCCACGATTTGccagacttaaagagcaccttccaaatatcCTTGTGCGAGGAaccgaagagctctagcagggtctggtgcttcgccaggtcgaattcccataaattgcaagccctgtgttgacaaggaagaatccggcgaactagcatcacctggactacattgacaagtttgatattcttgtcttccataccctTGACGCATGTCTGGAGCACCAACAACTCGTCGGGCAaagaccagttcgggcccttcttgggccaggacgtaagctgcAGGGGGCTCCGGATTGgaattcgggagcagcggcccattccgtgccgcgcggctcagtgatgtaaaaccactgctgctgccactctttgacggaatcattgaaagtacttgttggccatgtgacgttgggcatcttgctcaccatggcgcctccgcactcggcgtgctcgccgctcactaccttgggcttcacattaaagatctttagccataagccgaagtgtggagagatgcggaggaaggcctcgcacacgacgatgaatgtcgagatgttgaggaaggaattgggggattgatcatgaaaattgatcccataataatacatgatgccgcgaacgaatgggtggaggggaaaccctagcccgcggacaaaatgagggaggaatacaaccctctcgcggggttccggagtagggacgatctgtcccatcGTCGGAAGAcaatggctgattttcttggccaaatacccggcctcccgaagctttttgatatccttctcccggatggtagaggccatccacttgcctcctgctccggatctggacattttTGGGAGACCtttttgggcggagaagacgaacgcttgggcgctggagctcgagcagaggggaatggatgagcagagaaagaagaaggcgtgggagaaaaaggggagtccttatctccttataaaggcagcagggatcctgcgccttcccacttgcccggtaaactcgcttattcccaagcgccgcgttgatggcgcggttgggttacccacgcccgtattgatgagaatcccgagataaggggacacgatctctgcttcgacaagacgtgccaataaaaccgccttgcgatatgtgcggtagcaggttggaaaacggttcgaataatgaccaggccaaggcgtgatgtcacgctgtgaaaagttgtcggcaaattagatttgtggaatattatgctctctacggtggtatgtggaaattgttttgcagagccggacacaatccttgtgttcaagatcttctatggagtattcggagaaggaacctgccttgcaatgccgaagacaatctgcgcgccggactcatcatcattgaagcctggttcaggggctactgagggagtcctggattagggggtcctcggacagccggactatatactttggccagactgttggactatgaagatacaagattgaagacttcgtcccgtgtccgggtgggactctcctttgcatggaaggcaagcttcgcaattcggatatgtagatctccttctctgtaaccgactttgtgtaaccctagccccctccggtgtctatataaaccggagggtgtagtacataggacaagaacaacaatcataccataggccagcttctagggtttagcctctacgatctcgtggtagatcaactcttgtaatgctaatatcatcaagatcaatcaagcaggaagtagggtattacctccatcgagagggcccgaacctgggtaacattgtgtcccccgcctcctgttaccattagccttagacgcacagttcgggacaccctacccaagatctgccggttttgacactgacacccgtcCTTTTGGGGTAAAATGGACAAACCAGAtggcccagcgcgcgacggcctGGACCAATCTGGTCCGTTTTTTGTCCGgaccgacccatttcgagcgcaaataTGCGCGcggtttgggtcgcggcggacgGCAAATGGACGCCTCGCTCTTTCGCGTTGGGGCCGCATGGCAGGCGGTCACCTACCTCCCACCACCCGACATAAATGCACATGGGTGGTcgaccccacctgtcatccgcccaCGCGAACGGTCGCAGTTCTTCTTAAATGGGGAAGCCGTGGACCGGTCGTCATCCACACTCCCCAGTCCAGCCCTTCCCGCCTCCTCCAAACCAACACCCCAAACCCTAGCAGCCGGCCGGCTACCTCGCAGCCATGGGCTTCTGGAACCACGGCCGCAAGGGGAAGCATGGCCGCGAGGCTAGCTCGTCCTCGGGCCGCCGCCGCGGCTCCATGAAGGAGGAGCCCGCATCACCACCACGTCGGGCCCCCGCGCCTGCCCCATTCACCATCAGCCCTACGACCggcggcgagcgcgaccggcagtacATCGCCGCGGATGTATGCCAGcattattgggagacgaggacACCGCTCCCGTGGAGCGACGTGCACCTCCCAAATAATTGGCACCTCTTCGCCGACCGAGTCCCGATCCCGCCGGTCCCGATGAGCGGTCGTGCGCGCCGcgaggagatcgagcgccgccaccgcctcctgcgggatgacctatactacgacgacaggtacgcccccgactccgtGCTCTGGAACACGtggctccaggacgagcacgacgtgCGGCACGCGTCATTCTTCGTCGGCACCTCgtcggggccgcggcggccacgtcgaGAGCGCGCAACGCGTGCTCCCTAGGTGCGCGGTCTGACGCCCATGCCGTCGCCTTCACCGTCTtcgtcaccaccaccaccacctgcatgacagcggaggaggaggcccggctcatacaacatgtcatggaggactccatgcgcacgcacaatgagcgccaatgggagggcctcAAGGAGATGATGACCCTCTGTGCGGCCGGCGATGTCGCCATCCCCGAGGTGGAGATGGTGTAGGcggaggaggtgatggaggaggagccggtggcGCGCGTTCCACCCGGGCCTGGTGAGCCAGCagtggagctggtcgtgcacggctccagagatggccgacgccgtggggggtgtgaactggtgccccacgccgccgcggtcaccggacGGGAGGCCTCGCCACAGGAGGAGGTGGTGTAGGCACCTCCGGCCTTCCAGCCCGCCCGTGTGTACCACGCGCCGCCGTCCCACCTCTGGACACCGCTGGACTACgacgacctcgtcagcgacgacgacaaCAACAGCGGCCAGTGAAGACGGTGACGACCACGACATCTACGGGCATGGCAGGAGCGCGCGggcagtttttgttttgttttttatgtTAATTACGGCAGTGTGAACCGTGGAACTGGGCTGTTTTGTGGCCGTGATGgttaatttatgttttatgtttttataTTTGTGTGTttttggcattttattttattttttctgtttttttaatcatGTCCACTCCGAAcatgatttggggtgcggccgcgcgttgggcgcaccgaAAACTCAACGGACAGAAACGGTCACGAATGAATCCATTGGCGCCCCAAAAGAACGAAATCCGGTCAAACCGAACGTCCGTTTGGAGTCGTGCGCCCTAGTTGGCCTTACACTCCCCCGGTCCTGACGACTAGAAATGGTCGAGTCGATCGTTCCTTATAAGGCATGATTATTAGAGATGCTTTGACAAGGTTTATATGCATACCCGGCAATGCTCACATGCTACAGAAGAGACCAAATTTGACCCCGGAGGCCGCTTGAGGGACCATTACTTTCCTCCCGGCACCGATAAGATTTGGGATCGAGTGCAGTTGTGGCATGGGCGGCGGCGTCTCTCAAGGAGCAGCGGCGGCGTCTCTCAAGGAGCGGCGGCGATCGGCATGGGTGCCGTCTCTCAAGGACAGGGGCGCAGTGAgggattttttgtccaaaaggaccccctGCCGAACGCTATTGTCAAAAAGGACTATCTGCAGATAAAAACGTCAAAAAGGACCCCCTGACTAGTGGCGGCAGgtgcggcaggcgacacgtggcacctgccgccactagGTGAGGCGGCGGGCCCGGCCGCCACCGCAGGAGGCGGCCGCGCGGTGCACAACGGGTTCTTGCACAGTACAGTAGCTGTGACGGAACGGGCCAGGAGAGGTGGGCCCGGCCGCCACTAGGTGAGGCGGCGAGCTCTGCCGCTGTCGCTTCCCGTCCGACAGCCTGAGCTGCGCGCGGGCCGAGGCGTGGGCCAGGCCGCCACCGGAGGAGGCGGCATCTTTCTTCACGCCCGACGCATTTTCCTATTGCAGATGGCGCTGATTCCCGTGTGCAACAGCGACCTGACGGCGGTGATTCCCACGAGCGGGAAAATGCACGCTGATGCTTCTTTCGCCCAAGAATCAGTCTGGCTATTGCTTGAGAGGATGCGACGGCATCAGTCACTCGCTGCGGGAATCCAATACTGCGGGAAGCTAttgtgccgacactacagggatcctaAAATTTACTGCTTAATTTTCTCGCCATTATTTATCGTCTGGGCTTATAAAAGGAGACACCGAGGCTCTCGTCCAGCCATCCTTGAAATCGCCACTGCGCAAAGTGTATAACACAATTTTTTTCAGTCGGTATGAGTTTGCCTTGCTCGGATCAAAGCATTAGGCCGAGGAAAATGAAGAACGCAAGTTTGCCTCCTGGGGTGGCAGTCCTGCGATGTTGGTGTGGCGatctttgcaaggtgaaggaggtgacggatttttcagattggttgggcatgaagtttttcatgtgcgccaattatgaggaagatcctgccgtagctatttcagagtacgacaagcctccggtatgctttaaccatcacaaatagatattgttggtattttCATTGATTCTTTAGTAACATTCTTGTTTCTTGTTGTAGTCTCCTCCGCCTCTGTGCATGTACTATCATTGGATTGACACGGAGAAGCCGGCTTGGGCAGTGACTGAGATTCGTGAAAGAAGTCGCCGTGCGTGGAATAGTTTATTTGCGGAAGAGCGATGCGAGAAggcggaagctgaggagaaagcagagcaagagagagagttaaaagaatactatgcggagcaacaccgtttttttgaggaaatgggaaagaaaaacagggaagaggctcgtcgcatggaggagcaggaacgacagcgaaaggaggctcgtgaggcagagaggcagagaaagaaagaaagggctcgTCAGGCCAAGGCAACAGAAGAAGCTGgcgatggaaaaggaaaatatccacgCTGGACTCAGTAGATTCCTGTGGTAGTATTTAAAATTCCGCAATCATTTGTATCTTTATTTCTGCACTTTAATGTAGCTTTATTTCAGGAGTTAAATGTAGGTATATTCCTACAatgtatcttattttcagttgtGCCGTGTCGTAATGGAAAAAAATATAGTTTAAGAATAAAGTAGtggcattttctttccctccactaatatcgaacatcgtgcaataactacaaaataaaattaagatagaacataatgccctacaataacagagtacaaactaataatgcaagtacatccGAATTAAACGGTAGAACTGGAATAAAACTACATGAagacatcatcgtcatcctccatcgatgcagaactcttgcccttcgaggatgtagaactcttacccttggacgatgcagaactcttgctctTCGAGGATGCAGTACTCTTGCCCTTAGACGATGCAAAACTCTTGCCCtttgatgatgcagcacccggaagcggcggcatgaagatatcatcttcatcctcgctctcctcagtccataaaaatggatgcaTTTCTacagtccttctgaaagtttcactcttcggctccactgcattcttccaccttgcatgcaacctaagaagttctttatgtacctcctcataggtcctttcaggccacccagacctacgtaattggtgagccaactcattcattatggtgtcactaccggtgagttcgtcccatggaactatcctattgtccatcctgaaatcggtagctagcctcaaaagagtcctgctcatcccagggtgaaaactacgatcgaaaggataatgggacatctcgactacactacactcgaatgcttatccacctccgtctgaagggggttttataggtagagaggagaaaatggcgggaaagaacgagtgcagtatggcgggaaagggttggcgggaacatatggcgggaaacgagtggcgggaagatatggcgggaaggggttggcgggaaacgggtggcggaacatatggagggaaagcgttggcgggaaaatattgaggggaaagcgttgcctgaaaatattgaggggaaagcGTTGACTGGTGCATTTTTATTTCAGCAAACATAGATGTTCAAATCGAAAAGTCTGA is a window encoding:
- the LOC123041798 gene encoding cyclin-dependent kinase 11A-like, translating into MSLPCSDQSIRPRKMKNASLPPGVAVLRCWCGDLCKVKEVTDFSDWLGMKFFMCANYEEDPAVAISEYDKPPSPPPLCMYYHWIDTEKPAWAVTEIRERSRRAWNSLFAEERCEKAEAEEKAEQERELKEYYAEQHRFFEEMGKKNREEARRMEEQERQRKEAREAERQRKKERARQAKATEEAGDGKGKYPRWTQ